The genomic stretch ACCTTGTCTTTGTGCTGTACCGGGGCGAACGGGCTGCCGGTCGCTACCAGCGCCGCGCCGTCGGTCCAACGGATGATGTCTTCCGGACGCGCTTCCACGCGGGAGGTCGGGTTGGACAGCGGCATCACGATCGGACGGGCGCAGTGGCTGTGCATTTCACGGATGATCTCTTCCGTGAACAAGCCGGGCTGGCCGGATACGCCGATCAGGATGGTCGGTTTGCCGTTGCGCATGACGTCCATCAGCGAGATAGCGTCGCTGGTGATGTCCCACTTGGCCAGGTTTTCGCTTTTCTGCACCAGTTTGCTCTGGAAGTCGAGCAGGTTCGGCAGTTTGTCGGTCAACAGGCCAAAACGGTCCACCATGAATACGCGGGCGCGGGCTTCTTCATCGCTCAGGCCTTCGGATTTCATTTGGGCGATGATCTGCTCGGCGATGCCGCAACCGGCGGAACCGGCGCCGAGGAAGGCTACGGTCTGGTCGCGCAGCTGGCTGCCGGCCGCGCGGCTGGCGGCGATCAGGCTGCCCAGCGCTACGGCGGCGGTGCCCTGAATGTCGTCGTTGAAGCTGCAGATTTCGTCGCGGTAGCGGTTCAGCAGCGGCATGGCGTTGTTCTGTGCGAAGTCTTCAAACTGCAGCAGCACGTTCGGCCAGCGGCGTTTCACCGCCTGAATGAATTCGTTCACGAACTCGTAGTATTCGTCGCCGGTAATACGTGGGTGACGCCAGCCCATGTACAGCGGGTCGTTGAGCAGTTGCGGGTTGTTGGTGCCGACATCCAGCACCACCGGCAGGGTGTAAGCCGGGCTGATGCCGCCGCAGGCGGTGTACAGCGACAGTTTACCGATCGGAATACCCATACCGCCGATGCCCTGGTCGCCCAGACCGAGGATACGCTCGCCGTCCGTCACCACGATGACTTTTACGTTTTGTTTAGTGGCGTTTTGCAGCATATCGTCGATATGCTCGCGGTTGGGGTAGGAGATAAACAGGCCGCGGGCACGGCGGTAAATGTCGGAGAAGTGTTCACAGGCG from Dickeya fangzhongdai encodes the following:
- a CDS encoding NAD-dependent malic enzyme, translated to MELEYESKRPLYIPYAGPILLEFPLLNKGSAFTEAERAQFNLHGLLPEAVETIEEQAERAWRQYQEFKNDMEKHVYLRNIQDTNETLFYRLLENHLSEMMPIIYTPTVGAACEHFSDIYRRARGLFISYPNREHIDDMLQNATKQNVKVIVVTDGERILGLGDQGIGGMGIPIGKLSLYTACGGISPAYTLPVVLDVGTNNPQLLNDPLYMGWRHPRITGDEYYEFVNEFIQAVKRRWPNVLLQFEDFAQNNAMPLLNRYRDEICSFNDDIQGTAAVALGSLIAASRAAGSQLRDQTVAFLGAGSAGCGIAEQIIAQMKSEGLSDEEARARVFMVDRFGLLTDKLPNLLDFQSKLVQKSENLAKWDITSDAISLMDVMRNGKPTILIGVSGQPGLFTEEIIREMHSHCARPIVMPLSNPTSRVEARPEDIIRWTDGAALVATGSPFAPVQHKDKVYPIAQCNNSYIFPGIGLGVLACGAKRITDGMLMASSRALADCSPLASQGEGPLLPEVSTIQEVSKHIALEVAKAAQLQGVAEVTSEDALVKAIAHNFWQPQYRTYKRTSF